Proteins co-encoded in one Kocuria flava genomic window:
- a CDS encoding transcriptional regulator yields MSTENIEQQVRLYGQPLSERFGAIVQAYGITQRRLAEVLGLSAPMLSQLNSGRRIKIGNPAVYERLVMLEQRIGTPDVEEVLAQVEASQPVLSTTQIQAGIHSETNAVAALATVVPQRELEVAVDLLGEGAPTLAKVVGLAVREAEHRQAVSAREGARG; encoded by the coding sequence GTGAGCACAGAGAACATCGAACAGCAGGTCCGGCTGTACGGCCAGCCGCTCTCGGAGCGGTTCGGCGCGATCGTCCAGGCCTACGGCATCACCCAGCGGCGGCTCGCCGAGGTCCTCGGCCTGTCCGCCCCCATGCTGTCGCAGCTCAACAGCGGCCGGCGGATCAAGATCGGCAACCCGGCCGTCTACGAGCGCCTCGTCATGCTCGAGCAGCGCATCGGCACCCCGGACGTCGAGGAGGTCCTCGCGCAGGTCGAGGCCTCCCAGCCCGTGCTGTCGACCACGCAGATCCAGGCGGGCATCCACAGCGAGACCAACGCCGTGGCCGCCCTCGCGACCGTCGTCCCGCAGCGTGAGCTCGAGGTCGCCGTGGACCTGCTGGGGGAGGGTGCTCCCACGCTCGCCAAGGTCGTGGGCCTGGCCGTGCGCGAGGCGGAGCACCGCCAGGCCGTGAGCGCCCGCGAGGGCGCCCGCGGGTGA
- the tilS gene encoding tRNA lysidine(34) synthetase TilS, which produces MTQFGRRGRLSPDVAAARRLVLDAVRAHPGAGGDPLVLVACSGGPDSLALAAAAAHFARRGVLRVGGVVVDHGLQEGSAEVAARTAETLRGLGLDPVHITAVTVRRGTEGPEMAARTARYAGIAEVVRRTGAAAVLLGHTLDDQAESVLLGLARGSGTRSLAGMPPVRELDGVTYLRPFLELTREQTLAVCAAEQLEPWHDPTNGDTTLTRSRIRHRVLPVLEAELGPGIARALARSAAILGPDARFLDEAGGELLARARAAAPPAPGPGGQEPGGALRLDLEVLQEAPEALRRRALAAAVVAAGGQSPSHERLGALDALARGRGAAGPVQMAGKVSVWRRRPQPGTRGPGHLELAGARPGGAAAPESGPASHEERREG; this is translated from the coding sequence GTGACGCAGTTCGGCCGCCGCGGCCGGCTGTCCCCGGACGTCGCCGCGGCACGGCGGCTCGTGCTCGACGCCGTCCGTGCGCACCCGGGGGCCGGCGGCGACCCGCTCGTGCTGGTCGCCTGCAGCGGCGGCCCCGACTCGCTGGCCCTGGCCGCGGCCGCGGCCCACTTCGCCCGCCGGGGCGTGCTGCGCGTGGGCGGGGTCGTCGTCGACCACGGGCTCCAGGAGGGCTCCGCCGAGGTCGCCGCCCGCACGGCGGAGACGCTGCGCGGGCTCGGGCTCGACCCCGTGCACATCACCGCCGTGACCGTCCGCCGCGGGACGGAGGGCCCCGAGATGGCCGCCCGCACGGCCCGCTACGCCGGGATCGCCGAGGTCGTGCGCCGCACCGGCGCCGCCGCGGTGCTGCTCGGGCACACCCTCGACGACCAGGCGGAGTCCGTGCTGCTGGGCCTGGCCCGCGGCTCCGGCACCCGGTCGCTGGCCGGCATGCCGCCGGTGCGCGAGCTCGACGGCGTCACCTACCTGCGGCCCTTCCTCGAGCTGACCCGCGAGCAGACGCTGGCCGTGTGCGCGGCCGAGCAGCTCGAGCCCTGGCACGACCCCACCAACGGCGACACCACGCTCACGCGCTCCCGGATCCGCCACCGAGTCCTGCCCGTCCTCGAGGCGGAGCTGGGGCCGGGGATCGCCCGTGCCCTGGCGCGCTCCGCCGCGATCCTGGGCCCCGACGCCCGCTTCCTCGACGAGGCCGGGGGCGAGCTGCTGGCCCGCGCCCGCGCCGCCGCGCCCCCGGCGCCCGGGCCGGGTGGACAGGAGCCGGGCGGTGCCCTCCGGCTCGACCTGGAGGTGCTGCAGGAGGCCCCCGAGGCCCTGCGCCGGCGGGCCCTGGCCGCGGCGGTCGTGGCCGCCGGCGGGCAGTCCCCGTCCCACGAGCGCCTCGGCGCCCTCGACGCGCTGGCCCGCGGCCGGGGCGCGGCGGGGCCGGTCCAGATGGCGGGTAAGGTGTCCGTGTGGCGCAGGCGCCCGCAGCCCGGCACCCGCGGGCCCGGGCACCTGGAGCTCGCCGGGGCGCGTCCCGGCGGGGCCGCCGCACCGGAATCCGGACCCGCATCGCACGAGGAGCGCCGTGAAGGCTGA
- a CDS encoding TM0106 family RecB-like putative nuclease yields the protein MFLLGPEADLVFSASDLVRAAQCPFASLSVLDEKLGRAPRRAEERDPMLARTAALGDAHELRVLEEHLAAHGRWDPATGRGVHEVRPARTLERAALVAKHEETLAALRAGADVVFQASFFDGAFHGRADFLVRRPDGSYAVHDTKLARHAKVTALLQLAAYADQLERAGVPVAPEVVLVLGDRTEASFPVAEFLAVHREHRERFAAAAAAHRAQDGPVDWHDDAVGRCGRCEHCARAVAGHRDLLLTAGMSGRARRTLRDQHGVRTIDELAVLPDPPGSRLPAALRRLRDQAAMQTGRGREDGAVEYDRDGTRRRVAWRVVSREPVRRLPAPDPGDVFFDFEGDPLWQDPHDPSSWGLEYLFGVVEQPPSPDAEPVFRAFWAHDRDGEREALREFLHYLARRRAEHPGMHVYHYADYEKAALRRLSLAHAVGEDAVDELLREGVLVDLYDTVRASLRVSASSYSIKQLEPLYMGERLRTGDVVDAGASVVAHADWCAARDAGREDEARRILAGIADYNAYDCLSTLRLRDWLLGLAGISPDPADHAGRPVQEVLVPPGDVPGEELPEPERRLREALDDPGCTGALGEAGRTAVAMVASATGYHRRERKQYWWSHFDRLEAPVEDWEETRDVFVVSRGEVLRDWAADPDRPRAAPTRLLRLSGRFGEGSTVRPGTDGLFLLYGPPVPAHLAEDAAARASGRAGEWTGRVEEVEEHTDGGAVVVVRERLRRPRGAPAPEPWAQLPLALTPATPVATASLEESLQALAARTADALPQLPGHPGVDLLLRRAPRPAGGPLPVPGPGADGTITAVVTALRGLERGCLAVQGPPGSGKSFLGAHVIGRLVAAGWRIGVVAQSHAVVENLLTGVVGRGGVPGQRVAKKPAAGETAEREVPWERVAGKDLARFLDEGGAVVGGTAWDFSSAKNLDDDALDLLVVDEAGQFSLANTLAVARAAPRLLLLGDPQQLPQVSQGTHPLPVDESALGWLSRGAPTLPAEHGYFLDRTWRMHPRLCEPVSELSYAGRLGSAPAASRRALTGVAPGLRTCYVPHAGNTTASPEEAERVVALARGFVGTPWHPGPDEPPVPLGPEDVLVVAAYNAQVELVARALEDAALRAPDGTGVRVGTVDRFQGQEAPVVIVTMAASSAASGRGADFLLMPNRINVAVSRGQWCAVLVRSPGLTDHLPATPEGLRVLGRFARLCRRGEPAGTP from the coding sequence ATGTTCCTGCTGGGCCCCGAGGCCGACCTCGTCTTCTCCGCGAGCGACCTGGTCCGCGCCGCCCAGTGCCCCTTCGCGTCGCTGAGCGTGCTCGACGAGAAGCTCGGCCGCGCCCCGCGCCGGGCCGAGGAGCGCGACCCGATGCTCGCCCGCACGGCCGCCCTCGGCGACGCCCACGAGCTGCGCGTGCTCGAGGAGCACCTGGCCGCCCACGGCCGCTGGGACCCGGCCACCGGTCGCGGCGTGCACGAGGTCCGGCCTGCCCGGACCCTCGAGCGCGCCGCGCTGGTGGCCAAGCACGAGGAGACCCTCGCGGCGCTGCGCGCGGGCGCGGACGTGGTCTTCCAGGCCTCCTTCTTCGACGGCGCCTTCCACGGCCGGGCGGACTTCCTCGTGCGCCGCCCCGACGGCTCCTACGCCGTGCACGACACCAAGCTCGCCCGCCACGCCAAGGTCACCGCGCTGCTGCAGCTGGCCGCCTACGCCGACCAGCTCGAGCGCGCCGGGGTGCCCGTGGCCCCCGAGGTCGTGCTCGTGCTGGGCGACCGCACCGAGGCCTCCTTCCCCGTGGCCGAGTTCCTCGCCGTCCACCGCGAGCACCGCGAGCGCTTCGCCGCGGCCGCGGCCGCGCACCGCGCCCAGGACGGGCCCGTGGACTGGCACGACGACGCCGTGGGCCGCTGCGGGCGCTGCGAGCACTGCGCGCGGGCCGTCGCCGGGCACCGCGACCTGCTGCTGACGGCGGGGATGTCCGGGCGCGCCCGGCGCACCCTGCGGGACCAGCACGGCGTGCGCACGATCGACGAGCTGGCCGTCCTGCCCGATCCGCCCGGGAGCCGCCTGCCCGCCGCGCTGCGGCGGCTGCGGGACCAGGCCGCGATGCAGACGGGCCGGGGCCGCGAGGACGGCGCCGTGGAGTACGACCGGGACGGGACGCGCCGGCGGGTCGCGTGGCGGGTGGTCTCCCGCGAGCCGGTCCGGCGGCTGCCGGCCCCCGACCCCGGGGACGTGTTCTTCGACTTCGAGGGCGACCCGCTGTGGCAGGACCCGCACGACCCGTCGTCCTGGGGCCTGGAGTACCTCTTCGGCGTCGTCGAGCAACCCCCCTCCCCCGACGCGGAGCCGGTCTTCCGCGCCTTCTGGGCCCACGACCGCGACGGCGAGCGCGAGGCCCTGCGGGAGTTCCTCCACTACCTCGCCCGGCGCCGCGCCGAGCATCCCGGGATGCACGTCTACCACTACGCCGACTACGAGAAGGCGGCGCTGCGCCGGCTGTCCCTGGCCCACGCCGTGGGTGAGGACGCCGTGGACGAGCTGCTGCGCGAGGGCGTGCTCGTGGACCTCTACGACACCGTGCGGGCGAGCCTGCGGGTCTCGGCGAGCTCCTACTCGATCAAGCAGCTCGAGCCGCTCTACATGGGCGAGCGGCTGCGCACCGGCGACGTCGTCGACGCCGGGGCCTCCGTGGTCGCCCACGCCGACTGGTGCGCGGCCCGTGACGCCGGGCGCGAGGACGAGGCCCGGCGGATCCTGGCCGGGATCGCCGACTACAACGCCTACGACTGCCTCTCGACCCTGCGCCTGCGCGACTGGCTGCTCGGGCTCGCGGGGATCTCCCCGGACCCCGCCGACCACGCCGGGCGCCCGGTCCAGGAGGTCCTCGTGCCCCCCGGGGACGTGCCCGGGGAGGAGCTGCCCGAGCCCGAGCGGCGGCTGCGGGAGGCCCTCGACGACCCCGGGTGCACCGGGGCGCTGGGCGAGGCCGGGCGCACCGCCGTGGCGATGGTCGCCTCGGCCACCGGCTACCACCGCCGGGAGCGCAAGCAGTACTGGTGGTCGCACTTCGACCGGCTCGAGGCCCCGGTCGAGGACTGGGAGGAGACCCGCGACGTCTTCGTGGTCTCCCGCGGCGAGGTGCTCCGGGACTGGGCCGCGGACCCCGACCGCCCCCGGGCCGCGCCGACCCGGCTGCTGCGCCTGTCGGGCCGCTTCGGCGAGGGCTCCACCGTGCGCCCCGGCACGGACGGGCTGTTCCTGCTGTACGGCCCGCCGGTGCCCGCGCACCTGGCCGAGGACGCCGCGGCCCGGGCGAGCGGGCGCGCCGGGGAGTGGACGGGCCGGGTCGAGGAGGTCGAGGAGCACACGGACGGCGGCGCGGTGGTCGTGGTGCGGGAGCGGCTGCGCCGGCCCCGCGGGGCCCCCGCCCCCGAGCCGTGGGCCCAGCTGCCGCTGGCCCTGACCCCGGCCACGCCCGTCGCCACCGCCTCCCTCGAGGAGTCGCTGCAGGCGCTGGCGGCCCGCACCGCCGACGCCCTGCCGCAGCTGCCCGGCCACCCCGGCGTGGACCTGCTGCTGCGCCGGGCCCCGCGCCCGGCCGGCGGCCCCCTGCCCGTGCCGGGCCCCGGGGCCGACGGCACGATCACGGCCGTGGTCACCGCCCTGCGGGGGCTCGAGCGCGGCTGCCTGGCCGTGCAGGGCCCGCCCGGCTCCGGCAAGAGCTTCCTGGGCGCCCACGTCATCGGCCGCCTCGTGGCGGCGGGCTGGCGGATCGGGGTCGTGGCCCAGTCCCACGCGGTCGTCGAGAACCTGCTGACCGGCGTCGTCGGCCGCGGCGGGGTCCCCGGGCAGCGGGTCGCGAAGAAGCCCGCCGCGGGCGAGACCGCCGAGCGGGAGGTGCCCTGGGAGCGGGTGGCGGGCAAGGACCTCGCCCGGTTCCTCGACGAGGGCGGTGCCGTGGTGGGCGGGACCGCCTGGGACTTCTCCAGCGCGAAGAACCTCGACGACGACGCCCTGGACCTGCTCGTCGTCGACGAGGCCGGGCAGTTCTCCCTCGCCAACACGCTCGCGGTCGCCCGCGCCGCGCCCCGGCTGCTGCTGCTGGGCGACCCGCAGCAGCTGCCGCAGGTCTCCCAGGGCACCCACCCGCTGCCCGTGGACGAGTCCGCCCTGGGCTGGCTCTCCCGCGGGGCCCCGACCCTGCCCGCCGAGCACGGGTACTTCCTGGACCGCACCTGGCGGATGCACCCGCGGCTGTGCGAGCCCGTCTCCGAGCTCTCCTACGCGGGCCGGCTCGGCTCCGCCCCCGCCGCCTCCCGCCGCGCCCTCACCGGCGTGGCCCCCGGGCTGCGCACCTGCTACGTGCCCCACGCGGGCAACACCACCGCCTCCCCCGAGGAGGCCGAGCGCGTGGTGGCGCTCGCCCGCGGGTTCGTGGGCACCCCCTGGCACCCGGGCCCCGACGAGCCGCCCGTGCCGCTGGGCCCCGAGGACGTGCTCGTCGTGGCCGCCTACAACGCCCAGGTGGAGCTCGTGGCCCGGGCCCTCGAGGACGCCGCGCTGCGGGCGCCGGACGGCACGGGCGTGCGCGTGGGGACCGTGGACCGCTTCCAGGGCCAGGAGGCGCCGGTCGTCATCGTCACCATGGCCGCCTCGAGCGCCGCGAGCGGGCGCGGGGCCGACTTCCTGCTGATGCCCAACCGGATCAACGTGGCCGTCTCCCGGGGCCAGTGGTGCGCCGTGCTCGTGCGCTCCCCCGGACTGACCGACCACCTGCCGGCCACCCCGGAGGGGCTGCGCGTCCTGGGCCGGTTCGCCCGGCTGTGCCGGCGCGGGGAGCCCGCGGGGACGCCGTGA
- a CDS encoding zinc-dependent metalloprotease codes for MSAPDRSPDPATGPATGAAGTSAADGAAPAIVRWDLAAETAARITPAGPRLPARAMRSAVASLRRHAEDSVDHVHRISGLDAARDLRDSTVLVVDRAGWAKANAQSFEVLMEPAAQALRRRRPEQFGAAATALGGTATAVEMAGVLGFLSAKVLGQYDPYAGLVSAEAAARHPGGRLMLVAPNILTVERELNVEPEDFRLWVCLHEQTHRVQFAAAPWLRTHMLEQIRLLSDSVLGQPEALGERLGEAVRSLTARRPADGPAEPSLGLVGLLMGRREKEVLSHLTAVMSLLEGHANFVMDGVDASVVPSVRTIRRRFERRSELQGALDRFVRRLLGMDAKMRQYSDGQRFVTAVVAASGLAGFNRIWERVEHLPSEAEIHDPQRWIDRVLTPGAHPSS; via the coding sequence ATGAGCGCTCCAGACCGCAGCCCGGACCCCGCCACCGGCCCCGCGACGGGAGCCGCGGGGACCTCCGCCGCGGACGGCGCGGCACCGGCGATCGTGCGCTGGGACCTCGCGGCGGAGACCGCCGCGCGGATCACCCCGGCCGGCCCCCGGCTCCCGGCCCGGGCGATGCGCTCCGCCGTCGCCTCCCTGCGCCGCCACGCCGAGGACTCCGTGGACCACGTCCACCGCATCTCCGGGCTGGACGCCGCCCGCGACCTGCGCGACTCCACGGTGCTGGTCGTGGACCGCGCCGGCTGGGCCAAGGCCAACGCCCAGTCCTTCGAGGTCCTCATGGAACCGGCCGCCCAGGCGCTGCGCCGCCGCCGCCCCGAGCAGTTCGGGGCCGCCGCCACCGCGCTCGGCGGGACCGCCACGGCCGTGGAGATGGCCGGGGTGCTGGGCTTCCTCTCCGCGAAGGTGCTCGGGCAGTACGACCCCTACGCCGGGCTCGTCTCCGCGGAGGCCGCGGCCCGGCACCCGGGCGGGCGGCTGATGCTCGTGGCCCCGAACATCCTCACGGTGGAGCGCGAGCTCAACGTGGAGCCCGAGGACTTCCGGCTGTGGGTGTGCCTGCACGAGCAGACCCACCGGGTGCAGTTCGCAGCGGCGCCCTGGCTCCGCACCCACATGCTCGAGCAGATCCGCCTGCTCTCCGACTCCGTGCTGGGCCAGCCCGAGGCCCTGGGGGAGCGGCTGGGCGAGGCCGTCCGCTCCCTCACGGCCCGCCGCCCCGCCGACGGCCCGGCCGAGCCCTCGCTGGGGCTGGTGGGGCTGCTCATGGGCCGGCGGGAGAAGGAGGTCCTCTCCCACCTCACCGCGGTGATGAGCCTGCTCGAGGGCCACGCCAACTTCGTGATGGACGGCGTCGACGCCTCGGTGGTGCCCTCCGTGCGCACCATCCGCCGCCGCTTCGAGCGGCGCTCCGAGCTGCAGGGGGCCCTCGACCGGTTCGTGCGCCGCCTGCTCGGGATGGACGCCAAGATGCGCCAGTACAGCGACGGCCAGCGCTTCGTGACGGCCGTCGTCGCGGCGAGCGGGCTCGCGGGGTTCAACCGGATCTGGGAGCGCGTCGAGCACCTGCCCTCCGAGGCCGAGATCCACGACCCGCAGCGGTGGATCGACCGCGTGCTGACTCCGGGGGCGCACCCCTCCTCTTGA
- a CDS encoding ABC transporter permease, producing the protein MSTRTEGPAAAEQDPAGTPAGGRVPADPDRRTWKGLLLQPLAILVALGLLVLWLSTAELTETEAVTLSPASLWGLTVEHLQLTAVATVVVLLIAIPAGILLTRRPLRFLTGPVIALANVGQAAPAVGLIVLFAFWSGFGFRAAVVALIVYALLPVLKNTMVGLDGVDRSLVEAGRGMGMSAASVLLRVELPLAVPVMLAGVRTALILVVGTATLATFVNGGGLGLLITTGVNLNLVRVLVAGSILVALLALSIDWIGRVVEHVARPKGLR; encoded by the coding sequence GTGAGCACCCGCACCGAGGGCCCCGCCGCCGCGGAGCAGGACCCCGCCGGCACCCCGGCCGGGGGCCGGGTCCCGGCGGACCCGGACCGGCGCACCTGGAAGGGCCTGCTCCTGCAGCCGCTGGCGATCCTCGTCGCGCTGGGCCTGCTCGTGCTGTGGCTGTCCACCGCGGAGCTGACGGAGACGGAGGCCGTGACCCTCAGCCCCGCGTCGCTGTGGGGGCTGACCGTGGAGCACCTGCAGCTGACGGCCGTGGCCACGGTCGTGGTCCTGCTCATCGCGATCCCGGCCGGGATCCTCCTGACCCGCCGGCCGCTGCGCTTCCTCACCGGCCCCGTGATCGCGCTGGCCAACGTCGGGCAGGCCGCCCCGGCGGTGGGCCTGATCGTCCTGTTCGCCTTCTGGTCCGGCTTCGGCTTCCGGGCGGCCGTGGTCGCCCTGATCGTCTACGCGCTGCTGCCCGTCCTGAAGAACACCATGGTCGGGCTCGACGGCGTGGACCGCAGCCTCGTCGAGGCCGGGCGCGGCATGGGCATGAGCGCCGCCTCGGTCCTGCTGCGCGTCGAGCTGCCGCTGGCCGTGCCCGTCATGCTGGCCGGGGTGCGCACCGCGCTGATCCTGGTGGTCGGCACCGCCACCCTGGCCACCTTCGTCAACGGCGGCGGGCTCGGGCTGCTGATCACCACCGGGGTCAACCTCAACCTCGTGCGGGTGCTGGTCGCCGGCTCCATCCTCGTGGCGCTGCTGGCGCTGAGCATCGACTGGATCGGCCGCGTCGTCGAGCACGTCGCGCGCCCGAAGGGACTGCGATGA
- the hpt gene encoding hypoxanthine phosphoribosyltransferase yields the protein MKAEDVQGDLTEVLFTREEIEAKIAELAAAVDADYRGRDVLLVGVLKGAVMVMADLCRALKGQYPMDWMAVSSYGSGTKSSGVVRILKDLDTDLSGRDVLIVEDIIDSGLTLSWLRANLQSRRAASVEICALLRKPEAAKTAIDVRYVGWDIPNEFVVGYGLDYAEKYRNLDCIATLAPHVYE from the coding sequence GTGAAGGCTGAGGACGTCCAGGGGGATCTCACCGAGGTCCTGTTCACCAGGGAAGAGATCGAGGCGAAGATCGCCGAGCTCGCGGCGGCCGTGGACGCCGACTACCGGGGCCGCGACGTCCTGCTGGTCGGCGTGCTCAAGGGCGCCGTGATGGTCATGGCCGATCTGTGCCGCGCCCTCAAGGGCCAGTACCCCATGGACTGGATGGCGGTGTCCTCCTACGGCTCCGGCACCAAGTCCTCCGGGGTGGTGCGGATCCTCAAGGACCTCGACACCGACCTCTCCGGGCGGGACGTGCTCATCGTCGAGGACATCATCGACTCCGGCCTCACCCTCTCCTGGCTGCGCGCCAACCTGCAGTCCCGCCGCGCCGCCTCGGTGGAGATCTGCGCGCTGCTGCGCAAGCCCGAGGCCGCGAAGACCGCGATCGACGTCCGCTACGTGGGCTGGGACATCCCCAACGAGTTCGTGGTCGGCTACGGCCTCGACTACGCCGAGAAGTACCGCAACCTCGACTGCATCGCCACCCTGGCCCCGCACGTCTACGAGTGA
- a CDS encoding inorganic diphosphatase: MELDVTIEIPKGSRVKYEIDHETGRLRLDRVLFTSMQYPAHYGYFEDTLGEDGDPLDALVLLDFDIVPGVLVEARPIAVFNMNDEAGGDAKILCVSTDKRYDHIQGLDDIDEFKQKEIQHFFERYKDLEPNKWVKGEGWEGKETAERLVTEAVERFEQSAYDSAAEAQEKASSTD; encoded by the coding sequence ATGGAGTTGGACGTCACCATCGAGATCCCCAAGGGCTCGCGCGTGAAGTACGAGATCGACCACGAGACCGGCCGGCTGCGCCTGGACCGCGTCCTGTTCACGTCGATGCAGTACCCGGCCCACTACGGCTACTTCGAGGACACCCTGGGCGAGGACGGCGACCCGCTGGACGCCCTGGTCCTGCTGGACTTCGACATCGTCCCCGGCGTGCTGGTCGAGGCCCGCCCGATCGCCGTGTTCAACATGAACGACGAGGCCGGCGGCGACGCGAAGATCCTGTGCGTGTCCACGGACAAGCGCTACGACCACATCCAGGGCCTGGACGACATCGACGAGTTCAAGCAGAAGGAGATCCAGCACTTCTTCGAGCGCTACAAGGACCTCGAGCCCAACAAGTGGGTCAAGGGCGAGGGCTGGGAGGGCAAGGAGACCGCCGAGCGGCTGGTCACCGAGGCCGTCGAGCGCTTCGAGCAGTCCGCCTACGACTCCGCCGCCGAGGCGCAGGAGAAGGCGTCCTCCACCGACTGA
- a CDS encoding D-alanyl-D-alanine carboxypeptidase has translation MAPDPRPRPRARTPRVLAALLALACAATAAWLHPHLAPAGAEVPAARTVPAGPPEPAGATRPDPGAPRPAAADVTAAVEHALTGVPAARRSVLVADALTGEPLATRDPDAALVPASNQKLVTLLSLLTHAGPGERLRTRVLAGDAPGTVVLTGGGDVLLGAGSSDPEAVAGRAGLRTLAERTAAALAGRGTTGPVTVRWDASLFPGPALNPAWADGDVAAGRIGPTTALALAGDTLGEGAGAAAGDPAGAQAPPAAQDPAARAAAVLAAELDRLLPGGAAVAPGPGPAPPGAAELAAVESAALAEQAELMVRESRNDLAEALGRVAAVAAGLPGSIEGARTAAERALAAHGIPAEGAVLSDASGMSLQDRLPARTLEHLVRVLVTDTGGRLAPGARALPVAGATGTLAARFDDPGEQAGRGAARAKTGTLFTVVSLSGHVSTRDGRLLTFAVLLDGVTDPAAARDAVDRAVAALADLCAAPCTAP, from the coding sequence GTGGCCCCCGACCCCCGCCCCCGCCCCCGCGCCCGCACGCCCCGGGTGCTCGCCGCGCTGCTCGCGCTCGCGTGCGCCGCCACCGCCGCCTGGCTGCACCCGCACCTGGCCCCGGCCGGTGCGGAGGTGCCCGCCGCGCGCACCGTGCCGGCGGGCCCGCCCGAGCCCGCCGGCGCCACCCGCCCCGACCCCGGTGCGCCGCGGCCGGCCGCCGCCGACGTCACCGCCGCCGTCGAGCACGCCCTCACCGGGGTGCCCGCCGCGCGGCGCTCCGTGCTCGTGGCCGACGCCCTCACCGGCGAGCCCCTCGCCACCCGGGACCCGGACGCCGCGCTCGTGCCCGCGTCCAACCAGAAGCTCGTCACGCTGCTGTCGCTGCTCACCCACGCCGGTCCCGGCGAGCGCCTGCGCACCCGGGTGCTCGCCGGGGACGCCCCGGGCACGGTCGTGCTCACGGGCGGCGGCGACGTCCTGCTCGGCGCCGGGTCCTCGGACCCGGAGGCCGTCGCGGGCCGGGCGGGGCTGCGCACCCTCGCCGAGCGCACCGCCGCCGCGCTCGCCGGGCGCGGGACCACCGGCCCCGTGACCGTCCGGTGGGACGCCTCCCTCTTCCCGGGGCCGGCCCTCAACCCCGCCTGGGCCGACGGCGACGTCGCCGCCGGGCGGATCGGGCCGACGACGGCGCTGGCCCTCGCCGGGGACACCCTCGGCGAGGGGGCCGGTGCCGCCGCCGGGGACCCGGCCGGGGCGCAGGCCCCTCCCGCGGCGCAGGACCCCGCCGCGCGGGCCGCCGCGGTCCTGGCCGCCGAGCTGGACCGGCTGCTGCCGGGCGGTGCCGCCGTGGCGCCCGGACCGGGGCCGGCCCCGCCCGGCGCCGCCGAGCTCGCCGCGGTCGAGTCGGCCGCCCTGGCCGAGCAGGCGGAGCTGATGGTCCGCGAGTCGCGCAACGACCTCGCCGAGGCCCTGGGCCGGGTCGCCGCGGTCGCGGCCGGCCTGCCCGGCAGCATCGAGGGTGCGCGCACCGCCGCCGAGCGGGCCCTGGCAGCCCACGGGATCCCCGCCGAGGGGGCCGTGCTCTCCGACGCCTCGGGGATGTCGCTGCAGGACCGGCTCCCGGCCCGCACCCTCGAGCACCTCGTGCGCGTGCTCGTCACCGACACCGGCGGCCGGCTCGCCCCGGGCGCCCGCGCCCTGCCCGTGGCCGGGGCCACCGGGACCCTCGCGGCGCGCTTCGACGACCCCGGCGAGCAGGCCGGCCGCGGCGCCGCCCGGGCCAAGACCGGCACGCTGTTCACCGTGGTCTCCCTCTCGGGGCACGTCAGCACCCGCGACGGGCGGCTGCTCACCTTCGCCGTGCTCCTGGACGGGGTCACCGACCCGGCCGCGGCCCGCGACGCCGTCGACCGCGCCGTGGCGGCGCTCGCGGACCTGTGCGCCGCCCCGTGCACGGCCCCCTAG
- a CDS encoding glycine betaine ABC transporter substrate-binding protein, which yields MRTPRAAAGALLVSAAGLLLSGCGLEPSTAYIPAAEPGSIPVVEGDGDTEVRVTSKNFTEQLILGKIAVLAVEAAGFETEDITNVPGSQPVRELMLAGDADLTFEYTGTAWLTYLGKETGIPDQQEQWRAVREADLGNGLTWGEPAALNNTYAMAVRSEYAQANGLETVSDIARLPVAERTFCVESEFNSRSDGLTPLLAHYGLDRGSEVPEENIGIYDTGAIYSATDAGECNFGEVFSTDGRIPALDLTVLEDDRQFFPAYNAAPVYNSQLLAEHPELEEVMEPIAAALTDDVMQELNRQVDVEGRDPADVAYEWMVAEGFLVEP from the coding sequence ATGAGAACCCCCCGCGCCGCCGCCGGCGCCCTGCTGGTCTCCGCCGCCGGCCTGCTCCTGAGCGGGTGCGGGCTCGAGCCCTCGACCGCGTACATCCCGGCCGCCGAGCCCGGCTCCATCCCGGTCGTCGAGGGTGACGGGGACACCGAGGTCCGCGTGACCTCGAAGAACTTCACGGAGCAGCTGATCCTCGGCAAGATCGCGGTGCTCGCCGTCGAGGCCGCGGGCTTCGAGACCGAGGACATCACCAACGTCCCCGGCTCCCAGCCCGTGCGCGAGCTCATGCTCGCCGGGGACGCCGACCTGACGTTCGAGTACACCGGCACCGCCTGGCTGACCTACCTCGGGAAGGAGACCGGCATCCCGGACCAGCAGGAGCAGTGGCGGGCCGTGCGCGAGGCGGACCTCGGCAACGGGCTGACGTGGGGCGAGCCCGCCGCCCTGAACAACACCTACGCCATGGCCGTGCGCTCCGAGTACGCGCAGGCCAACGGCCTCGAGACGGTCTCGGACATCGCGCGGCTGCCGGTGGCCGAGCGCACCTTCTGCGTCGAGTCGGAGTTCAACTCCCGCAGCGACGGTCTCACCCCGCTGCTCGCCCACTACGGCCTGGACCGGGGCAGCGAGGTCCCCGAGGAGAACATCGGCATCTACGACACCGGGGCCATCTACTCCGCCACCGACGCCGGCGAGTGCAACTTCGGCGAGGTCTTCTCCACGGACGGGCGCATCCCGGCCCTGGACCTGACCGTCCTCGAGGACGACCGCCAGTTCTTCCCCGCCTACAACGCCGCACCCGTCTACAACTCGCAGCTGCTCGCCGAGCACCCCGAGCTCGAGGAGGTCATGGAGCCGATCGCGGCGGCGCTCACCGACGACGTCATGCAGGAGCTCAACCGGCAGGTGGACGTCGAGGGGCGCGACCCGGCCGACGTCGCCTACGAGTGGATGGTGGCCGAGGGGTTCCTGGTCGAGCCCTGA